One region of Anthonomus grandis grandis chromosome 22, icAntGran1.3, whole genome shotgun sequence genomic DNA includes:
- the LOC126748577 gene encoding cytochrome P450 307a1-like: MFVVTVLSVIVFVLMLTLWATKRQKKKSINPIPGPDPLPVIGSLHLLGEHETPFEAFTALSKIYGDIFSITMGSTPCVVVNNFDLIKEVLITKGGDFGGRPDFMRFHKLFGGNRNNSLALCDWSVLQKTRRSIARTYCSPRFTSLQYAAVNTVGSNELEAFMGELQKFPVNKPVDIKPVVLGACANMFMQYMCSTRFSYEDKDFKKLVRDFDEIFWEINQGYAVDFLPWLLPMYSKHMNKLSQWAADIREFILARIVQDHINTLDYHAPPRDFTDALLIHLQEDPNMEWQHIIFELEDFIGGHSAIGNLVMMILASVVKYPRVAKKIQEEVDNVTQGKRYVNMFDKAAMPYTEAVLWETLRKSSSPIVPHVATTDTEIQGSPIKRGTMVFLNNYDLNLSAQYWDEPEKFMPERFLSSTGNVVKPAHFIPFSTGKRTCIGQRLVQCFSFIIVSTLLQNYNLSAASEVKLKPGCVAVPPDCFKLILTPRHINPN, from the exons ATGTTCGTGGTTACAGTACTATCCGTAATTGTGTTTGTGCTCATGTTAACGTTATGGGCCACAAAGAGGCAAAAAAAGAAATCGATCAATCCAATACCTGGACCTGATCCATTACCTGTCATCGGTAGCCTTCATTTGCTTGGAGAGCATGAAACACCCTTTGAAGCATTTACTGCCCTTAGCAAGATTTATGGTGATATCTTCAGTATCACCATGGGATCGACCCCTTGTGTCGTGGTTAACAATTTTGACCTTATTAAGGAAGTGCTTATTACTAAGGGCGGTGATTTTGGAGGAAGACCTGATTTTATGCGGTTCCACAAGCTGTTTGGAGGAAACCGAAATAATT CTTTGGCTCTATGCGATTGGTCCGTTTTGCAAAAAACAAGAAGAAGCATTGCGAGAACTTACTGCTCCCCGAGGTTTACTTCTCTTCAGTATGCAGCTGTTAACACTGTTGGATCCAACGAGCTAGAAGCATTTATGGGTGAACTTCAAAAGTTTCCTGTTAATAAACCAGTGGATATCAAACCAGTTGTCTTGGGCGCCTGCGCTAATATGTTTATGCAGTATATGTGCTCCACAAGGTTTTCCTATGAAGATAAAGACTTCAAAAAGTTAGTAAGAGATTTTGACGAGATCTTTTGGGAAATTAACCAAGGTTACGCAGTAGACTTCTTGCCTTGGCTATTGCCAATGTATAGTAAGCATATGAACAAACTGTCACAATGGGCTGCAGACATCCGAGAATTTATTCTAGCGAGGATTGTCCAGGATCATATTAATACTTTGGATTACCACGCGCCTCCAAGAGATTTTACTGATGCCTTGCTGATTCACCTTCAAGAGGATCCGAACATGGAGTGGCAACACATTATTTTTGAGCTGGAAGATTTTATTGGTGGCCACTCGGCTATTGGAAATCTAGTTATGATGATTCTAGCTTCAGTTGTCAAATACCCACGGGTTGCCAAGAAGATCCAAGAAGAAGTTGATAATGTTACCCAAGGGAAACGTTATGTGAACATGTTCGACAAGGCTGCTATGCCTTATACAGAAGCGGTTCTCTGGGAAACTTTGAGGAAAAGTTCTTCACCTATTGTTCCACACGTAGCTACCACGGACACTGAAATCCAAGGTTCCCCAATCAAGCGGGGTACaatggtatttttaaataactacgATTTGAATCTTAGTGCACAATATTGGGACGAACCAGAGAAATTCATGCCTGAAAGATTCCTTTCTAGTACAGGAAATGTAGTAAAACCAGCACATTTCATCCCTTTTAGTACTGGGAAAAGAACTTGTATTGGCCAACGTTTGGTGCAATGTTTTAGTTTCATTATCGTATCAACTCTTCTTCAGAATTATAATTTATCAGCAGCCTCAGAAGTTAAATTAAAACCAGGTTGTGTAGCTGTTCCTCCAGATTGTTTCAAACTCATTTTAACACCAAGACATATAAATCCGAATTAG
- the LOC126748770 gene encoding lipoyltransferase 1, mitochondrial-like, with product MALMQHTCNRFYSLFGRINVRAFSKDSKTIEKAIKKSVFISQSNDVYMNLALEEWLFKNFNFKNHHVLMLWQNDPCVVIGRHQNPWSETNISDLHNHTENGIYLARRSGNGGSAYNDNGTLNMTFFTTRERYNAQNNTEVVARSIFREFDIKTSMGSDENLLLRGNKQVSNKGAKIGRDNSYHSMSLMVKSNKVNRNMALQKHDMNIRTKATTLDVPTNMMNLCEENPQVNVASLIKAVGWEFLRTKALTVRDGGMELAYQQKGFQMINPTENWFPGLNAIREKYSSWDWCYGKTPKFNITQAFKVPGGLVRNNTSAPGNLHVTMTVENGRISDITIYVPNELNSLGFTGEAKVIHSLKGKKFSVQAFDDMEDSLGCLLDEKDRFVTECLKQMACA from the exons ATGGCCCTAATGCAACACACTTGCAACAGGTTCTATTCTTTATTCGGTCGCATTAACGTTCGCGCCTTCTCAAAAGACTCTAAAACTATTGAGAAAGCCATTAAAAAATCTGTGTTTATTTCTCAATCAAATGATGTCTACATGAACTTGGCTCTTGAAGAATGGCTCTTCAAAaacttcaactttaaaaatcatcATGTCTTGATGCTATGGCAAAATGATCCGTGTGTAGTGATTGGAAGGCACCAAAATCCTTGGTCTGAAACTAACATTTCTGATCTGCACAACCATACAGAAAATGGCATTTACCTGGCGAGAAGAAGTGGCAATGGAGGTTCCGCTTATAATGATAATGGCACACTCAATATGACATTCTTTACAACTAGAGAGAGGTATAATGCTCAGAACAATACTGAGGTTGTTGCAAGAAGTATTTTCAGGGAGTTTGATATTAAGACGAGCATGGGGAGTGATGAAAATCTTTTGTTGAGAGGCAACAAA CAAGTATCAAACAAAGGTGCAAAAATAGGCAGAGACAATTCCTATCACAGCATGTCACTTATGGTAAAATCAAATAAGGTCAACCGCAATATGGCTCTTCAAAAACATGAT ATGAACATCAGGACTAAAGCCACCACTCTAGACGTGCCAACAAACATGATGAATCTATGTGAGGAAAACCCTCAGGTCAATGTAGCATCTCTGATAAAAGCTGTTGGATGGGAGTTCCTTAGGACTAAAGCTTTAACAGTGAGGGATGGGGGAATGGAACTTGCCTATCAACAAAAAGGATTCCAGATGATTAATCCTACCGAGAACTGGTTCCCAG gattaaaCGCCATTCGGGAAAAATACAGTAGCTGGGACTGGTGCTATGGTAAAACTCCAAAATTCAACATAACTCAAGCTTTTAAAGTGCCCGGAGGACTCGTACGTAATAATACTAGTGCCCCTGGTAATCTACATGTAACAATGACTGTAGAAAATGGACGTATTTCTGATATAACCATTTACGTTCCAAATGAGTTGAACTCTTTAGGATTCACTGGTGAGGCTAAAGTGATCCATAGCCTTAAGGGAAAGAAGTTTTCAGTGCAAGCCTTTGATGATATGGAAGATTCTCTTGGTTGTCTTTTGGACGAGAAAGACAGATTTGTTACAGAGTGCTTAAAGCAAATGGCTTGTGCTTAG